In a single window of the Chitinophagaceae bacterium genome:
- a CDS encoding DUF1801 domain-containing protein, translating to MNTTFRDVEEYIHSFPQDVQEILQKIRVIIKENIPEVSEQISYGMPAYKLYGKPLVYFGAYRHHIGFYATPSGHSEFAEELSHYKRGKGSVQFPIDKPIPFDLISRIVKFRAMENQKKETKSSFQRG from the coding sequence GAAGAATATATTCATAGTTTTCCACAAGATGTTCAAGAGATATTGCAAAAAATACGTGTGATTATAAAAGAGAATATTCCTGAGGTATCAGAGCAGATAAGTTATGGTATGCCTGCGTATAAATTATATGGAAAACCACTTGTGTATTTTGGAGCTTATAGACATCATATAGGATTCTATGCTACTCCATCGGGTCATTCGGAGTTTGCTGAAGAACTTTCACATTATAAACGAGGGAAAGGTTCTGTTCAGTTTCCTATTGATAAACCTATTCCTTTTGATCTTATATCTCGTATAGTGAAATTTAGAGCCATGGAAAATCAGAAAAAGGAAACCAAGTCATCTTTTCAAAGAGGATAG